The following are encoded in a window of Halosimplex halophilum genomic DNA:
- a CDS encoding SHOCT domain-containing protein has product MVHHPVAGVGILVSILTLPIGLLTALFVGIVPAAVIFIVGWFLLTPLLVVFAEEVGGLLPSYGDDESDASDDPLAELKARYARGEIDDAEFERRVERLVGAEELDAGGTAGDLDAAGPDVDDRDADPADDRERSVGRE; this is encoded by the coding sequence ATGGTCCACCATCCCGTCGCGGGCGTGGGCATCCTCGTCTCGATCCTCACGCTCCCGATCGGGTTGCTCACCGCGCTGTTCGTCGGGATCGTTCCCGCGGCCGTGATATTCATCGTCGGCTGGTTCCTGCTGACGCCGCTGCTCGTCGTGTTCGCCGAGGAGGTCGGCGGGCTGCTGCCCAGCTACGGGGACGACGAGTCCGACGCCTCCGACGATCCGCTGGCGGAACTCAAGGCCCGGTACGCGCGCGGCGAGATCGACGACGCCGAGTTCGAACGGCGCGTCGAGCGGCTGGTCGGCGCCGAGGAACTGGACGCGGGCGGGACGGCTGGCGACCTCGACGCGGCCGGTCCCGACGTGGACGACCGCGACGCGGACCCGGCCGACGACCGGGAGCGGTCGGTCGGACGGGAGTGA
- a CDS encoding gamma carbonic anhydrase family protein: MDSREYAFEGQRPEVHGYAHVSREATLVGDVTVGANANVWPGVVLRGDVGPVRVGRESAVGDNATVHASEVGEKVMVGHSAVLNDTTVEDGALVGFNSTVSDAVIGAGSIVAMGTVVPPGYEVPPESFVRGMPATVTPLSETSIDPEAVFEAFSSGDYANLADRHEDLFGGPEADGGSDEGGDSG, encoded by the coding sequence ATGGACAGCCGCGAGTACGCGTTCGAGGGGCAACGGCCGGAGGTCCACGGGTACGCCCACGTCAGCCGGGAGGCGACGCTGGTCGGCGACGTGACCGTCGGGGCGAACGCGAACGTCTGGCCGGGGGTGGTACTGCGCGGGGACGTGGGACCGGTCCGCGTCGGTCGCGAGTCGGCGGTCGGCGACAACGCAACCGTCCACGCCTCGGAAGTCGGCGAGAAGGTGATGGTCGGCCACAGCGCGGTGCTGAACGACACGACCGTCGAGGACGGCGCCCTGGTCGGGTTCAACTCGACGGTCAGCGACGCCGTCATCGGCGCGGGTAGCATCGTCGCGATGGGCACCGTCGTCCCGCCGGGCTACGAGGTGCCGCCCGAGTCGTTCGTCCGCGGGATGCCCGCCACCGTCACGCCGCTCTCGGAGACGAGCATCGACCCCGAGGCCGTCTTCGAGGCGTTCAGCTCCGGCGACTACGCCAACCTCGCGGACCGCCACGAGGACCTGTTCGGCGGTCCCGAGGCGGACGGAGGCAGCGACGAGGGCGGGGACTCGGGGTAG